One window from the genome of Pseudalkalibacillus hwajinpoensis encodes:
- a CDS encoding alpha/beta fold hydrolase translates to MSFIEVNETPLYYEDYGPKDAPVLVFSHSLFFNSDMFQHQVEHFSKDYRVICYDHRGQGNSGRSSLENLDMDTLTNDAAALIESLGIEKCHFIGNSMGGFIALRLAARRPDLLHSCVVLGSSGEAEYKKEEFQPLVTQLQKNGAEEVVDTLMYIMFGDASLGSMEFERERNYWRDYMKKLEPSIGDAAHQVIHRKSVLEELEGVSVPVLAVAGEQDHAYTIKLSENIAKAVENGRCEVIGRAGHSVALEKSPEVNKVLEKHLVRLKVRQGT, encoded by the coding sequence ACGAAACACCGCTCTATTATGAAGATTATGGTCCAAAGGATGCACCGGTTTTGGTTTTTAGTCATTCGTTATTTTTTAACTCAGATATGTTTCAACATCAGGTGGAGCATTTTTCAAAAGACTATAGAGTCATTTGCTATGACCACCGCGGTCAAGGGAATAGCGGGAGGTCTTCTTTAGAAAACCTCGATATGGATACGCTTACAAATGATGCTGCTGCGTTGATTGAAAGTCTTGGGATTGAGAAGTGTCATTTTATCGGTAATTCGATGGGTGGTTTCATAGCCCTAAGACTTGCGGCTAGAAGGCCGGATCTTCTTCATTCGTGCGTTGTTCTTGGAAGCTCTGGTGAAGCAGAGTACAAGAAAGAGGAGTTCCAGCCGCTTGTTACACAGCTTCAGAAGAATGGGGCGGAGGAAGTTGTGGATACGCTGATGTACATCATGTTTGGTGATGCATCGCTTGGGTCGATGGAATTCGAAAGAGAGCGTAACTACTGGAGAGATTATATGAAAAAACTTGAGCCATCCATAGGGGATGCGGCTCACCAGGTTATTCATCGAAAGAGTGTGCTTGAGGAACTGGAAGGCGTAAGCGTGCCGGTTCTTGCTGTTGCAGGCGAGCAAGATCATGCGTATACGATTAAACTGTCCGAGAACATTGCGAAAGCAGTTGAGAATGGACGATGCGAAGTTATAGGGAGAGCGGGTCATTCGGTAGCGCTTGAGAAGTCTCCGGAAGTGAATAAAGTGTTGGAGAAGCATCTTGTAAGATTGAAGGTTCGTCAGGGAACTTAA